In Snodgrassella alvi wkB2, the DNA window AATGCAAAACAGTCTGAGCGAAGAACAACAACAGGCTTTTATTAATATGCATGACTGCATCAGTGTTAACCAGAATAGCTTTAGCATGCGTATTGCATGGCAGCAATATAGCTGGATTCCTCTGCTGCCGGATAATCCGCACTGTAACTATCGTCTGATCAGCAGAGACTCCAAAACCACTCCGCCGCCTGAATGGCATGAAATCTGGTCTGGTGCCCGTCCGCGTGAAAAAAACAACATCATCGCCTTGTGGGTTAAATCCACTGCAACAAAGGAATAACAATTATGAATACTCCAGTAGAGCAACAAACCAGTCTGCCGGCCACACCCGCCAACGTCGATGCCGGCGAAATCGACAAATTCAGCCAGCTGGCACATAAGTGGTGGGATAAAGAGAGCGAGTTTAAACCTCTGCATGACATTAATCCCTTGCGGCTCAGTTTTATTGATAGTTATGCCCGGCTGACCGGTAAAGATGTACTGGATGTAGGCTGTGGCGGCGGAATTCTGAGTGAAGCCATGGCAAAAGCCGGTGCCAGTAGCGTTACTGGTATCGATTTAGCCAAAAAATCCCTGAAAATCGCCCAGTTACACGCTATGCAGGAACATGTCGGCAACGTAAGCTACCGTATGGTCAGTGTAGAAGATTTAGCCGCAGAAATGCCGGCCGGCTTCGGAGCAGTTATCTGTATGGAGATGCTGGAACATGTACCCGATCCGGGCAGTGTAGTGCATGCTTGCGCACAATTAGTCCAACCTGGCGGCGTAGTTTGTTTTTCCACTATCAACCGCAATATCAAATCATATATGCAAGCCATCATTGCAGCAGAATACATCTTGCAACTGATGCCGCATGGCACCCATGATCATCGCAAATTCATCACGCCGGCAGAACTGGCACGCCTGTGTCGTCAGGCTGGTCTGGAATGGCTGGGTAGCAGTGGCTTTACCTACAACCCGTTAACCAGACGCTATCACCTTACCGACAGTCTGGATGTCAATTACATGATTGCCTGCCGCCGTCCTTTAGATTAATAACAGCCTGTTTAAAAAGCCGGTATCATAACCAGATACCGGCTGCTGTAACTGTTCCTGAATCACCGCCTGTAGCTACTGCCCTACCAGTGACTTCATAACAGGAACAGTCGACCAGTCAATACTGTCGAGCAGATTTTTTACCACCAATCCCAGCTCTGTATCACCCTCGATTTTCAGCCGGCGATTGAAAAACAGCGTATCCGGATCTTCCTGCCGCAACAGCATCTTCATAAAATCGGCGGTATTGGCACTCAGACACAAATCCACCACACCAGCAGCATCAGCAGCCATAAAACGCTCGTTGTCGGCACTGAAACATAAATCCAGCCCCAAATCCGATACCACAATCCGGAAATGACGTCCGGCCAGCAAAGACATATCTGCCAGTAATATCTCTCTTCTAAGTAACTGATTTAAGGTATTAACCAATACCCATGCCGGTGGTTTTGCCGGCAGTACTGAAATTATCTTTTTCAAAAATACCGGCATTACTTTATCAGGCACCTGCATGTATCATCCCTTCGCATTGATTAATTCCGGCTTTACCATGCCAGTAACCATCCACCAGTACATTACCTGCATGCATTTTGAGCTCAGATAAAGCAGAAGTTGCTTTTTTTGCTCCGTCCAGAACCTGCTGATGCAATTCAATCACTTCCGCCATATACTCTTTTTGCGGAGAAATTCTTAAATATTTCACACCAATAGCCATCAGCTGCTGATAACTGGCGAGTAAAGAATGATAGCCGGCAGACATTGTCTGAATCCCGTTAATAGTCAGAAAAGCCTGTTTTTCGCGTGTATTCAGCAGCAGACCATCAGCATGTTCCAGACATTTGAATTCACAACTGTCTTTTTTCAGATTGTAATGCCGTGCGGTAAAACAGCGTGAAGAATAAGCCAACGGCAATTTTCCCCAGCCAAATACCTCACAGGTCATATCCGGCACTGCCGCAATCATCTTGGCCAGCCGGTCTGCGCCCAGCTCAACCGGAGCAATCCAGCGATAAGCCCCCAGCGACTGCATCAATGCCAGCGTCTGCTCGTTATAAATATTCAGTGCCTGCCCCGCAACAAAAGGAATTCCCTTTGCATGCAGCAGCCTCACCGCAGCAAGATCATTAGCCTCTACCTGAAAATCAGCTTGTTCTGTCAGTTTACGCAGCCGCTTTAAATCAGATTCACTCTCCAGCAGCACCTGTGAAGATAAAATCACCTCATGCCCGCTGGTAGCCACATCATGAGCCAAATCAATCCAGTCGGCTACTTTCAGCTCCTGCCGGCGGGAACATACCGTCTCACCCATATAAACCGTTTTTAGTGGCTGCTCAGCCATCTGCCGGTAAAAATCCACAATCTGCTGCTTATGCCAGAAAAACAGAATCGGCCCTAACGATAAAGCCAGTTTACCCTGTTGCATCATCTACATTCCCTTATTATTTCCACGGCCGGTTATAAGCACCCAGCGTTACCTGCTGGCCTTCTGAGACTTTGGCCAGTGCCTGCTGCCACAACGGATTAACACTGAACTGTTCTGGACTTTGTATTGCCATATCCAGAGCCTGCCGTAATACCTTAGTGACCTGAGCTGTATAGGCCGGACTGCGCTGCCTGCCTTCCACCTTAATCGCCGCCACACCGATTTCCAGCAATTGCGGCAAAATTTCTATAACATTCAGACTGGTTGGTTCTTCCAGCGCATAATACGTTTCCTGATTTACCTGAAACCGCCCTTTGCACAAAGTCGGATAACCGGCCGGCTCATCCACACCATACCGGTCAATCAGAATATTATTCAGCCGTGCATCCATCCCGTTGTTATACTGCTCCCAGCGAACATATTTTGCCGGTGAACACACACCGAAAGTATTAGGCGACTCTCCCGTCACATAACTTGAAAGCAGACAGCGTCCCTCTACCATCACACACAAACTGCCAAACCCAAACACCTCAATTTCTACAGAAGTATGTTTAATTACCTGTTCCACCTGAGGTAAAGTCAGCACCCGCGGCAATACCACCCGTTTGATACCAAACAGCTCCTGAGCCAGATTAATCGCCTCATAATTCGTAGCCGACCCCTGTACCGACATATGCAATGCCAGCTGAGGATGTGTTTTTCGCGCGTAAGCCAGCATCCCCAGATCAGCCAGAATAACCGCATCCACGCCCAGCTCAGCCGCTGTATCCACAGCCTGCTGCCATTTCAGTACATCGCCGGCCTGTGCATACGTATTAATTGCCATCAGCACCTTACGCCCGTACTGATGTGCATAAGCAATTCCCTCAGCGGCTGACTTATAGTCAAAATTCAGACCGGCAAAATTGCGTGCATTAGTTGCATCCTTCAGCCCCATATAAACCGTATCCGCTCCATGGTCTACTGCCATTTTCAGCGCCGGTAAATTACCTGCCGGGCACACCAGTTCAGGTATTTTCCTACTCATCTGTTTTCACCAACCCCATAAATAAAAACATCAATCAGCAGGTATCAATACCTGCACAAATGCAGGATTAAAACATTTAATACAATCGAATTTATTGACAATAAACAAGCAAAAATTAAATCAAAATATTTTTAATATTTATTTAACCAAAAGATACATAAATAAATAAAAAGTTTAATAAAAATAACAGTGAACATAAGAATGATTGTATAAATAAGCTGCCTTTTGCCGTAGTTTTATTTTCCGAATCATCATAGCGCCTCCATTTATCTGCCATAAAATATGTTATGCTGTACCACATAGTTTATATAGTTAATGTCTGAAGGTAGGGAGAACCAAATGGCAATACCAGAATCAAAACAGGAACTAATTGAAGCAATTAATAAAAACTATACACTACTGACCAAAAAGCTGGCTGCTGTACCTGAACAGAAAGCCTATCTGCCTCTGATGGAAGGCCATGCTAAAGGTACAATGATGAGTGCTGCACAGCTTGTGTCTTATTTAATTGGCTGGGGAGAACTGGTGCTGTCATGGCATAAACAGGAACAGTCAGGGCAGAAAATTGCCTTTCCGGAAGCAGGATATAAATGGAAT includes these proteins:
- the ubiG gene encoding bifunctional 2-polyprenyl-6-hydroxyphenol methylase/3-demethylubiquinol 3-O-methyltransferase UbiG, with amino-acid sequence MNTPVEQQTSLPATPANVDAGEIDKFSQLAHKWWDKESEFKPLHDINPLRLSFIDSYARLTGKDVLDVGCGGGILSEAMAKAGASSVTGIDLAKKSLKIAQLHAMQEHVGNVSYRMVSVEDLAAEMPAGFGAVICMEMLEHVPDPGSVVHACAQLVQPGGVVCFSTINRNIKSYMQAIIAAEYILQLMPHGTHDHRKFITPAELARLCRQAGLEWLGSSGFTYNPLTRRYHLTDSLDVNYMIACRRPLD
- the ubiT gene encoding ubiquinone anaerobic biosynthesis accessory factor UbiT, with amino-acid sequence MQVPDKVMPVFLKKIISVLPAKPPAWVLVNTLNQLLRREILLADMSLLAGRHFRIVVSDLGLDLCFSADNERFMAADAAGVVDLCLSANTADFMKMLLRQEDPDTLFFNRRLKIEGDTELGLVVKNLLDSIDWSTVPVMKSLVGQ
- a CDS encoding U32 family peptidase → MQQGKLALSLGPILFFWHKQQIVDFYRQMAEQPLKTVYMGETVCSRRQELKVADWIDLAHDVATSGHEVILSSQVLLESESDLKRLRKLTEQADFQVEANDLAAVRLLHAKGIPFVAGQALNIYNEQTLALMQSLGAYRWIAPVELGADRLAKMIAAVPDMTCEVFGWGKLPLAYSSRCFTARHYNLKKDSCEFKCLEHADGLLLNTREKQAFLTINGIQTMSAGYHSLLASYQQLMAIGVKYLRISPQKEYMAEVIELHQQVLDGAKKATSALSELKMHAGNVLVDGYWHGKAGINQCEGMIHAGA
- the ubiU gene encoding ubiquinone anaerobic biosynthesis protein UbiU, giving the protein MSRKIPELVCPAGNLPALKMAVDHGADTVYMGLKDATNARNFAGLNFDYKSAAEGIAYAHQYGRKVLMAINTYAQAGDVLKWQQAVDTAAELGVDAVILADLGMLAYARKTHPQLALHMSVQGSATNYEAINLAQELFGIKRVVLPRVLTLPQVEQVIKHTSVEIEVFGFGSLCVMVEGRCLLSSYVTGESPNTFGVCSPAKYVRWEQYNNGMDARLNNILIDRYGVDEPAGYPTLCKGRFQVNQETYYALEEPTSLNVIEILPQLLEIGVAAIKVEGRQRSPAYTAQVTKVLRQALDMAIQSPEQFSVNPLWQQALAKVSEGQQVTLGAYNRPWK
- a CDS encoding ClbS/DfsB family four-helix bundle protein; the encoded protein is MAIPESKQELIEAINKNYTLLTKKLAAVPEQKAYLPLMEGHAKGTMMSAAQLVSYLIGWGELVLSWHKQEQSGQKIAFPEAGYKWNQLGLLAQKFYRDYQDITDFKQLLSLLETNKKNLISLIDSFSNEELYGSPWHEKYTRGRMIQFNTSSPYKNATGRLNKLLKQIKE